A stretch of the Candidatus Binataceae bacterium genome encodes the following:
- the atpA gene encoding F0F1 ATP synthase subunit alpha, translating to MADIRPAEISEILRNEIRGFEGSVAVRETGRVLSCGDGIARIYGLQNAASGELLEFPNAILGMVLNLEEDNVGAALFGDPDAIGEGDEVKRTGRIAEVPVGEALLGRVVNALGQPIDDKGPIKSSESRRIEIKAPGIIKRQPVKEPIQTGIKAIDSMLQIGRGQRELIIGDRQTGKTALAIDTIINQRGQGVNCIYVAIGQKRSTVSQVVEKLNRYGAMEYTTVVAATASEAAPLQFIAPYSGCTMGEYFRDSGRHALLVYDDLSKHAQAYRQLSLLLRRPPGREAYPGDVFYLHSRLLERAARMSDELGGGSLTALPIIETQAGDVSAYIPTNVISITDGQIVLDADLFYSGIRPAVNVGLSVSRVGFSAAVKAMKQVGGTLKLDLAQYREMAAFAQFGSDLDASSQRLLNRGARLTEMLKQNQYDPLPMEKEVLIIFAANEGYFDKIAVEQVKLFERELYSFIDAHHKVLLDEIRTKREIGDDLRKQLVAALDDFMKGFAPDKAA from the coding sequence ATGGCGGATATTAGACCAGCGGAAATCAGCGAAATTCTGCGCAATGAGATTCGAGGCTTTGAAGGCTCGGTCGCCGTGCGCGAGACGGGGCGAGTGCTCTCCTGCGGCGACGGTATCGCGCGCATCTACGGCCTGCAGAACGCGGCCTCGGGCGAGTTGCTCGAGTTCCCCAACGCCATCCTCGGGATGGTCCTGAATCTCGAGGAAGACAACGTCGGGGCGGCGCTCTTCGGCGACCCGGATGCGATCGGCGAGGGCGACGAAGTCAAACGCACCGGCCGTATCGCCGAAGTCCCGGTCGGTGAGGCGCTGCTCGGGCGCGTCGTTAACGCGTTGGGCCAGCCGATCGATGACAAGGGCCCGATCAAGTCGAGCGAGAGCCGGCGGATCGAAATCAAGGCGCCCGGGATCATCAAACGCCAACCGGTCAAGGAGCCAATCCAGACCGGGATCAAGGCGATCGACTCGATGCTGCAAATCGGCCGCGGTCAGCGCGAGCTGATCATTGGCGATCGGCAGACCGGCAAGACCGCGCTCGCGATCGACACGATCATCAATCAGCGCGGCCAGGGCGTAAATTGCATCTACGTCGCGATCGGGCAGAAGCGCTCGACGGTTTCCCAGGTGGTCGAGAAGCTCAACCGCTATGGCGCGATGGAGTACACCACGGTCGTTGCCGCGACCGCGTCGGAAGCCGCGCCGTTGCAGTTTATTGCGCCATACTCCGGCTGCACAATGGGTGAGTATTTTCGCGACAGTGGCCGCCACGCGCTGCTGGTCTACGACGATTTGAGCAAGCACGCCCAGGCGTATCGGCAACTTTCGCTGCTGTTGCGCCGCCCGCCCGGCCGCGAGGCCTATCCTGGCGACGTCTTTTATTTACATTCGCGCCTGCTCGAACGCGCCGCGCGCATGTCCGATGAGCTCGGCGGGGGATCGCTGACGGCGCTGCCGATTATCGAGACGCAGGCGGGCGACGTTTCCGCGTACATTCCGACCAACGTCATCTCGATTACCGACGGCCAGATCGTGCTCGACGCCGATCTTTTCTACTCGGGAATCCGGCCCGCGGTTAACGTCGGCCTGTCAGTTTCGCGCGTCGGCTTTTCGGCCGCGGTCAAAGCCATGAAGCAGGTCGGCGGGACCCTCAAGCTCGATCTTGCGCAGTATCGCGAGATGGCAGCCTTCGCGCAGTTCGGCTCCGACCTTGACGCCTCGAGCCAGCGCCTCCTCAATCGCGGCGCGCGGCTCACCGAGATGCTCAAGCAGAATCAATACGATCCGCTCCCCATGGAGAAGGAAGTGTTGATTATCTTTGCCGCCAACGAAGGCTACTTCGACAAGATCGCCGTCGAGCAGGTCAAGCTCTTCGAACGCGAGCTCTACAGCTTTATCGACGCGCATCACAAGGTACTGCTCGACGAGATTCGCACCAAGCGTGAGATCGGCGACGATCTGCGCAAGCAGCTGGTGGCGGCGCTCGACGACTTCATGAAGGGTTTTGCGCCGGATAAGGCCGCCTGA
- the atpH gene encoding ATP synthase F1 subunit delta — MRSSKVAKRYARAMLGLSSDPAQLETWGAELERLARIVAAPEISVAFASPEIAPSAKSEALAKIGEKLELSYPMRSFATVLARHGRIDDLPAVAEAYRRMLDDLMVRARATLTFPQAPSDETLARIVAGLEAISHKKILPTLNLDAALIGGVVVELEGKTYDGSLASRLAEAARRLAG; from the coding sequence ATGAGAAGCTCGAAGGTCGCCAAGCGCTACGCGCGGGCCATGCTCGGCCTTTCGAGTGACCCTGCACAGCTCGAAACCTGGGGTGCGGAGCTTGAAAGGCTAGCTCGGATTGTCGCGGCGCCGGAAATCAGCGTCGCCTTCGCGTCGCCGGAGATTGCGCCGTCGGCGAAGAGCGAGGCTCTGGCGAAAATTGGCGAAAAACTCGAGCTCAGCTATCCGATGCGCTCGTTCGCGACCGTCCTTGCACGCCACGGCCGTATCGATGATCTGCCGGCGGTCGCGGAAGCCTATCGGCGGATGCTCGATGATCTGATGGTGCGGGCGCGGGCAACCCTGACGTTTCCACAAGCCCCAAGCGACGAAACGCTAGCGCGAATTGTTGCGGGACTTGAAGCAATCTCCCACAAAAAAATCCTTCCAACCCTGAACCTTGACGCCGCGCTGATTGGCGGCGTGGTCGTTGAACTCGAAGGCAAAACCTACGACGGCAGCCTCGCAAGCCGGCTCGCGGAAGCGGCGCGCAGGCTCGCCGGCTAG